A region from the Gossypium hirsutum isolate 1008001.06 chromosome A08, Gossypium_hirsutum_v2.1, whole genome shotgun sequence genome encodes:
- the LOC107941277 gene encoding zinc finger protein 2, whose amino-acid sequence MDYQPNTSLRLSLSNNQPNLELVLEPSSSSLSPHSPAAPRIFSCNYCKRKFYSSQALGGHQNAHKLERTLAKKSRELSSVVRAHGGSSISGSSHDQRIQSPMATFEQHGRARRFTGEMSYGRTDVNYSSMGYRNENVEDEFSQLDLSLRL is encoded by the coding sequence ATGGATTATCAGCCTAATACTTCTCTTCGTTTAAGCCTATCCAACAATCAACCCAACCTAGAGCTTGTCCTTGAACCATCATCGTCTTCCTTGTCGCCCCACAGTCCAGCTGCTCCTCGAATTTTCTCTTGTAACTATTGCAAAAGAAAGTTCTATAGCTCACAAGCACTTGGAGGCCACCAAAATGCCCACAAACTAGAAAGGACTCTTGCCAAGAAAAGCAGAGAGCTAAGCTCAGTTGTCAGGGCACATGGGGGATCCAGTATCAGTGGTTCGAGTCATGACCAACGTATCCAGTCACCAATGGCCACGTTTGAACAACATGGTCGAGCTCGCAGGTTTACTGGAGAAATGAGCTATGGAAGAACAGACGTGAACTACAGCTCCATGGGATACAGAAATGAGAATGTTGAAGATGAGTTTAGTCAGCTTGACTTATCCTTAAGGCTTTGA